The Aminithiophilus ramosus genome contains a region encoding:
- the istB gene encoding IS21-like element helper ATPase IstB encodes MNAEIRDMAVERLCRDLRLPGVLSYYRHGGADMSPGDYLRESLEAESASRREKRLRNLLKSARLPYARSLSDYDFLRLPSLPKDKLLSLADGGFVGRGENLVLLGSSGTGKTHIAIGLAACCVAAGCSVRFTTALTLAQELLLAQDEHRLPKLLKSYDRYDLVIVDELGYLGLGPGGAPLFQFFADRYERKSVCITTNLEFSRWPEVFGDATLTEALLDRLTHHAHIFVFKGESYRFAQRSTKELNA; translated from the coding sequence ATGAACGCGGAGATCCGGGACATGGCCGTCGAACGCCTCTGCCGGGACCTCAGGCTTCCCGGCGTCCTGAGCTATTACCGGCATGGCGGCGCCGACATGTCCCCCGGGGACTACCTCCGCGAGAGCCTGGAGGCTGAAAGCGCCTCCCGCCGGGAGAAGCGGCTCAGGAACCTTCTGAAATCGGCCAGACTCCCCTACGCCCGGTCCCTCTCGGATTACGACTTCCTCCGGCTTCCCTCCCTCCCGAAGGACAAGCTTCTCTCCCTCGCCGACGGAGGCTTCGTCGGACGGGGGGAAAACCTGGTCCTCCTGGGCAGCTCGGGCACAGGCAAGACCCACATCGCCATCGGCCTCGCGGCGTGCTGCGTCGCGGCGGGATGTTCGGTCCGCTTCACCACCGCCCTGACCCTGGCCCAGGAACTGCTCCTCGCCCAGGACGAACACCGGCTTCCCAAGCTCCTCAAAAGCTACGACCGGTACGACCTGGTGATCGTCGACGAACTGGGCTACCTGGGACTGGGTCCCGGCGGAGCACCTCTCTTCCAATTCTTCGCGGATCGGTACGAACGGAAGAGCGTCTGCATCACCACGAACCTGGAGTTCAGCCGCTGGCCTGAAGTCTTCGGCGACGCCACCCTGACCGAGGCGCTCCTGGACCGCCTGACCCATCACGCTCACATCTTCGTCTTCAAGGGGGAATCCTATCGATTCGCTCAGCGCAGCACCAAAGAACTGAACGCCTGA
- the istA gene encoding IS21 family transposase, giving the protein MTGPYLEIIRTWLREDRNAPGKQRHTAKRVYDRLVAEHGFSGSESNIRKVVSDLKSEITPEKGFVPLTAYPGEQAQVDWGEALVRIGGEERRIYLFCMRLRHSGAPFVYAFPDDGLEAFMAGHRRAFESFGGVPRECVYDNLKSAVTKVLPGPNREENRHFSALRGHYLFDSSFCNVRSGNEKGSVENLVGYVRRNALVPVPDLATLDDLNSVLADWCGRERQRRAASFEEEALRLMPLPEIPHPCALTTVSVVSRTSLVRFEGNVYSVPVGHEKEAVDLSVTWDRVRVSSRGKVLANHRRLSGKGKASMELVHYLPLLRAKPGAVRNAAVVRDLEEPWQKARTLLCAHSGYRELCAILQLHRDHSHEALTQALEEALALKRVTAETVRQLLLNKTPSASLTVAVPDSLAELPLPAPDPGRYDALLEEEVA; this is encoded by the coding sequence GTGACGGGTCCCTACCTGGAGATCATCCGGACCTGGCTCCGGGAGGATCGAAACGCCCCCGGGAAACAGCGCCATACCGCCAAGCGCGTCTACGACCGTTTGGTGGCGGAGCACGGTTTCAGTGGGAGCGAGTCCAACATCCGCAAGGTCGTGTCGGACCTGAAGAGCGAGATCACCCCGGAGAAGGGGTTCGTTCCCCTGACGGCATATCCGGGCGAGCAGGCCCAGGTGGACTGGGGCGAGGCTCTGGTCCGCATCGGAGGGGAGGAACGGAGGATTTACCTTTTCTGCATGCGCCTTCGCCACAGCGGTGCTCCCTTCGTGTACGCCTTTCCCGACGACGGGCTGGAGGCCTTCATGGCGGGACATCGACGTGCCTTCGAGTCCTTCGGCGGGGTACCCAGGGAATGCGTCTACGACAACCTCAAGTCGGCGGTGACCAAGGTCCTCCCGGGGCCGAACCGGGAAGAGAACCGGCACTTTTCGGCCCTCCGGGGCCATTACCTCTTCGACAGTTCTTTCTGCAACGTCCGAAGCGGCAACGAGAAGGGTTCCGTGGAGAACCTGGTGGGCTATGTGCGGAGGAACGCCCTGGTTCCCGTGCCGGACCTGGCGACACTGGACGATCTCAATTCCGTCCTGGCCGACTGGTGCGGGAGGGAACGGCAGAGGCGCGCAGCCTCTTTCGAAGAAGAAGCCCTACGGCTTATGCCTCTTCCGGAGATACCTCATCCCTGTGCCCTCACCACCGTGTCGGTGGTGAGCCGGACCTCCCTGGTCCGGTTCGAGGGCAACGTCTACTCGGTCCCGGTAGGGCACGAGAAAGAGGCCGTCGACCTCTCCGTCACCTGGGACCGTGTCCGTGTCTCCAGCCGAGGAAAGGTTCTGGCGAATCATCGCCGCCTCTCCGGGAAGGGTAAGGCCTCCATGGAACTTGTCCACTACCTGCCGCTGCTGCGGGCGAAACCCGGGGCCGTCCGAAATGCGGCGGTCGTGCGGGATCTGGAGGAGCCCTGGCAGAAGGCCCGGACGCTCCTGTGCGCCCATTCGGGTTACAGGGAACTCTGTGCCATCCTCCAGCTCCACCGGGACCATTCCCACGAGGCCCTGACGCAAGCCCTCGAAGAGGCCCTGGCCCTGAAGAGGGTTACGGCGGAGACGGTTCGCCAGCTGCTTCTCAACAAAACGCCTTCGGCCAGTCTCACTGTCGCCGTTCCGGACTCCCTCGCGGAACTGCCCCTTCCCGCCCCCGATCCGGGACGCTACGACGCTCTGCTCGAAGAAGAGGTGGCCTGA
- a CDS encoding helix-turn-helix domain-containing protein: MVDKEYIRKQHFREGWSIRKITRQTGICRKTVRRMLRDSEIPLTG; the protein is encoded by the coding sequence ATGGTCGACAAAGAATATATCCGCAAACAGCACTTCAGGGAAGGCTGGTCCATCAGGAAGATCACCAGGCAGACGGGAATATGCCGGAAGACGGTCCGCAGAATGCTGAGGGACTCGGAGATCCCGCTTACAGGCTGA
- a CDS encoding nucleotide sugar dehydrogenase, whose protein sequence is MSLYEKIIKKEEFISVIGLGYVGMPLAVAFAKKTKVIGFDLNKNKIDLYKAGIDPTNEIGNDEIKKTKVKFTCNELDLKNAKFHIVAVPTPINSDKTPDLSPVEKASSIVGRNLTKGSIVVYESTVYPGVTEDICMPILEKESQLKSGFDFKVGYSPERINPGDKINKLEKIVKIVSGMDTESLDEIEKVYKLIIEAGIHRAGSIKIAEAAKVAENSQRDINIAFMNELAMVFDRMGIDTKEVVDAMNTKWNALKFYPGLVGGHCIGVDPYYFIYQAEKLGYHSQIILSGRKINDGMGKFIADTIIKKLVLANEIVTQSKVVIFGITFKENTPDIRNSKVMDIIQNLKEYGVVPVVVDPEADAREAKLEYDVDLAEFGDIKDANCLVFAVAHDVFKKMNYDEINSFFLKSKDNKRIIIDVKGIWNRDELERRGYSYWRL, encoded by the coding sequence ATGAGTCTTTATGAAAAAATAATTAAAAAAGAAGAATTTATTTCGGTTATAGGTCTGGGCTATGTTGGTATGCCGTTAGCAGTTGCATTTGCAAAAAAAACAAAAGTAATAGGTTTTGATTTAAATAAAAATAAAATAGATTTATATAAGGCAGGTATTGATCCTACAAATGAAATAGGCAACGATGAAATCAAAAAAACTAAAGTTAAATTTACTTGTAATGAATTAGATCTTAAAAATGCTAAATTTCACATCGTAGCAGTTCCTACTCCAATCAATTCTGATAAAACGCCGGACTTGTCGCCAGTCGAAAAAGCGAGTTCCATTGTAGGGCGAAATCTAACAAAAGGATCTATTGTGGTGTATGAATCCACAGTATATCCAGGGGTTACTGAAGATATATGTATGCCAATATTAGAAAAAGAATCTCAGTTGAAAAGTGGCTTTGATTTTAAGGTTGGATATTCCCCTGAAAGAATTAATCCTGGCGATAAAATAAATAAACTTGAAAAAATAGTCAAAATTGTCTCCGGAATGGATACTGAAAGTCTAGACGAAATTGAAAAAGTATATAAACTGATAATTGAAGCTGGAATCCATAGGGCTGGTTCAATAAAAATAGCAGAAGCTGCAAAAGTTGCAGAAAATAGTCAAAGAGATATTAATATCGCTTTTATGAATGAGCTTGCAATGGTGTTTGATCGTATGGGAATTGACACAAAAGAAGTCGTTGATGCGATGAACACAAAATGGAATGCTCTTAAATTCTACCCAGGGCTTGTTGGGGGTCATTGTATTGGTGTGGATCCATATTATTTTATTTATCAAGCTGAAAAATTGGGTTATCATAGCCAAATTATATTATCGGGTAGAAAAATTAACGATGGAATGGGCAAATTTATAGCAGATACTATTATTAAAAAGCTTGTTTTGGCAAATGAAATTGTCACTCAATCTAAAGTTGTTATTTTTGGAATAACGTTTAAAGAAAATACTCCAGACATTAGAAATTCCAAAGTCATGGATATAATTCAAAATTTAAAGGAATATGGCGTTGTCCCTGTGGTTGTGGATCCAGAGGCTGATGCAAGGGAAGCTAAGCTCGAATATGATGTTGATTTAGCTGAATTTGGAGATATAAAAGATGCTAACTGTTTAGTTTTTGCGGTTGCTCATGATGTTTTCAAAAAAATGAACTATGATGAAATAAATTCTTTTTTTCTTAAATCAAAAGACAATAAAAGAATAATCATAGATGTTAAAGGGATTTGGAATAGGGATGAACTTGAAAGGCGAGGATATAGCTATTGGAGATTATAA
- a CDS encoding glycosyltransferase family 4 protein, with translation MKILYLHQYFNTPAMAGGTRSYEMGRRLVAWGHEVHMITTDRDGRFPKDKIWHETEEAGIHVHWTPVPYGNAMPYNERIKAFFAFSWRAARRAVAIGGDIVFATSTPLTIAIPGVYASKRLGIPMVFEVRDLWPEVPIALGALRNPVTIKTARALERFAYKNSSKIVALSPGMKDGIVKTGYPAEHVAVIPNGSDVEFFDVLSSVGEELRRKTPWLGDRKLVVYIGTLGKVNNVSYLVDVAVEMAKLDPKIAFLVIGDGQEKKYIKDKAINSGVFNDNFYMMDPIPKNEVPKWMSAASVATSFVDQVKELEINSANKFFDTLAAGKPIAINYGGWQADIIDKYRNGCQLDPNDTFGAAKILFYFINNENQLLAASMASKKVARELFDRNMLAKQFESLLVQAKNVYLNSKRERIQ, from the coding sequence ATGAAGATTCTCTACCTTCATCAGTATTTCAACACGCCCGCCATGGCCGGCGGAACGCGCAGCTACGAAATGGGCCGTCGTCTCGTCGCCTGGGGGCACGAGGTCCATATGATCACCACCGATCGTGACGGACGTTTCCCGAAAGATAAGATTTGGCACGAAACGGAAGAGGCCGGCATTCACGTTCACTGGACACCTGTTCCTTACGGCAATGCCATGCCTTACAACGAACGGATCAAAGCCTTTTTCGCCTTTTCCTGGCGGGCGGCGAGAAGGGCTGTCGCCATAGGCGGGGATATCGTCTTCGCCACCAGCACGCCGCTCACCATCGCCATTCCCGGAGTTTATGCCTCGAAAAGACTGGGCATTCCCATGGTCTTCGAGGTTCGTGATTTGTGGCCTGAGGTGCCCATAGCACTTGGCGCTTTGCGCAACCCTGTCACTATCAAGACAGCTCGGGCTTTAGAGCGTTTTGCCTATAAGAATTCCAGCAAGATTGTTGCCCTTTCTCCAGGAATGAAGGATGGCATCGTAAAGACAGGATATCCTGCAGAACATGTTGCTGTTATCCCCAATGGCAGTGATGTCGAGTTTTTTGATGTCCTTTCGTCCGTTGGAGAGGAGTTAAGACGAAAAACACCTTGGTTGGGAGACCGTAAGTTAGTTGTGTACATTGGAACGCTGGGGAAGGTCAATAACGTGAGCTATCTGGTCGATGTCGCCGTAGAAATGGCAAAGCTCGATCCAAAGATAGCTTTTCTTGTTATTGGCGATGGACAAGAAAAAAAATATATTAAAGATAAAGCAATTAACTCTGGAGTTTTTAATGATAATTTTTACATGATGGATCCTATTCCTAAAAATGAGGTTCCTAAATGGATGTCTGCGGCATCTGTGGCAACTTCCTTCGTCGATCAAGTAAAAGAACTAGAAATTAATTCAGCTAACAAATTTTTTGATACTCTTGCTGCAGGAAAGCCAATAGCAATTAATTACGGTGGATGGCAGGCGGATATTATCGATAAATATCGTAATGGCTGTCAATTGGACCCCAACGACACATTCGGAGCAGCAAAGATTTTGTTCTATTTTATAAATAACGAAAATCAGTTATTAGCAGCAAGTATGGCCTCTAAAAAGGTTGCTCGTGAGCTTTTTGATCGAAACATGTTGGCTAAACAGTTTGAGTCTTTGTTGGTTCAAGCAAAAAATGTTTACTTAAACAGCAAAAGGGAGAGAATACAATGA
- a CDS encoding DegT/DnrJ/EryC1/StrS family aminotransferase, with the protein MTNKRIYLSPPHMTGREMDYIKEAFDSNWIAPLGPHVDAFEREMADYVGVSGALALSSGTAALHLALKLAGVERGDRVFCSDLTFAATVNPVFYEGAEPVFIDAEPESWNLSPLALERAFADAEREGRLPKAVVAADLYGQSADYGPIEALCDRYGVPLVEDAAEALGATYRGKKCGALGRWNVLSFNGNKIITTSGGGMLLSDDVEGLAKARFWATQARDKAPWYQHSEIGYNYRMSNLLAAVGRAQLGVIEDRVAARRAVFDRYVRELGELPGISFMPEASFGRHNRWLTVALVDQSRAGVSPLDLMGALEKENIESRPLWKPMHLQPVFEAYPFYSHDHEGDSAVSASLFDRGLCLPSGSSLSEPEQERIVQIIRSGFKGI; encoded by the coding sequence GTGACGAACAAACGCATTTACCTTTCCCCACCCCACATGACGGGCCGAGAGATGGACTACATCAAGGAAGCCTTCGATTCCAACTGGATCGCTCCCCTGGGGCCCCACGTGGATGCCTTCGAGCGCGAGATGGCCGATTACGTCGGCGTCTCCGGGGCGTTGGCGCTCTCGTCGGGAACGGCGGCGCTTCATCTGGCTCTCAAACTGGCCGGGGTGGAACGTGGCGACAGGGTCTTCTGCTCCGATCTCACCTTTGCCGCCACGGTCAATCCGGTTTTCTATGAGGGGGCCGAACCCGTCTTCATCGACGCCGAACCGGAGAGCTGGAACCTTTCACCTCTGGCCCTGGAAAGGGCTTTTGCCGATGCCGAAAGGGAAGGTCGCCTTCCCAAGGCGGTCGTCGCCGCCGATCTCTACGGCCAGAGCGCCGACTACGGCCCCATCGAAGCCCTTTGCGACCGTTACGGCGTTCCCCTCGTCGAGGATGCCGCCGAGGCCCTTGGGGCGACGTACAGGGGTAAAAAATGCGGCGCTCTGGGCAGATGGAACGTCCTGTCGTTCAACGGCAACAAGATCATCACCACCTCGGGAGGCGGAATGCTTCTCTCCGACGACGTCGAGGGGCTTGCCAAGGCCCGTTTCTGGGCCACCCAGGCCAGGGACAAGGCCCCCTGGTACCAGCACAGCGAGATCGGCTACAACTACCGCATGAGCAATCTCCTGGCCGCGGTGGGCCGAGCTCAGCTGGGCGTCATTGAAGATCGCGTCGCCGCCCGCCGGGCCGTCTTCGACCGCTACGTGCGGGAGCTGGGGGAGCTCCCCGGCATCTCCTTCATGCCCGAGGCCTCTTTCGGGCGCCACAACCGCTGGCTTACGGTGGCCCTCGTCGATCAGTCCAGGGCGGGCGTCTCTCCTCTGGACCTGATGGGAGCCCTGGAGAAAGAAAACATCGAAAGCCGTCCTCTCTGGAAGCCCATGCACCTTCAGCCCGTCTTCGAGGCTTATCCCTTCTATTCCCACGATCATGAAGGGGATTCTGCCGTTTCGGCGAGCCTCTTCGATCGGGGGCTCTGTCTGCCCTCCGGTTCGAGCCTGAGCGAGCCGGAACAGGAAAGGATCGTTCAGATCATCCGGTCCGGTTTCAAGGGCATCTGA
- a CDS encoding acetyltransferase: MTFDREPLWVLGGGGHGKVVLSLLRLLDRPVAGILDDDDSLWGTSLLGMPVDGPLGRLAGLDSPLALIAIGNNAIRKKIVCQFPLVRWFSAVHPRAFVDPSAEIGPGSVVFAGAIVQAEARIGAHVIVNTGATVDHDCRIGDFAHLCPGVHLAGEVQVGEGCLLGTGTSVIPGRSIGSQTLVGAGAAVVTDLPEAVTAVGVPARVRRDAFRRERTARDFLSAGDCPA; the protein is encoded by the coding sequence GTGACATTTGACAGAGAACCCCTCTGGGTCCTTGGCGGCGGCGGCCATGGCAAGGTCGTTCTTTCCCTTTTGCGTCTTCTTGATCGTCCCGTCGCGGGCATTCTCGACGATGATGACTCTCTTTGGGGAACCTCTCTCCTCGGCATGCCCGTGGACGGTCCTCTGGGGCGTCTTGCCGGTTTGGACTCTCCTTTGGCCCTCATCGCTATCGGAAACAACGCGATACGCAAAAAAATCGTCTGTCAGTTTCCCCTGGTTCGCTGGTTTTCGGCCGTTCACCCTCGTGCTTTCGTTGACCCTTCTGCCGAGATAGGCCCGGGATCGGTCGTGTTCGCGGGAGCTATCGTTCAGGCAGAGGCGCGTATCGGGGCCCATGTCATCGTCAATACGGGGGCCACTGTCGATCACGATTGTCGCATCGGTGATTTCGCCCATCTCTGTCCCGGCGTTCACCTTGCCGGTGAAGTCCAGGTGGGGGAGGGCTGTCTTCTGGGCACGGGGACATCGGTTATCCCCGGCCGATCCATCGGATCTCAAACCCTCGTCGGTGCCGGGGCCGCCGTTGTCACCGACCTTCCCGAGGCCGTCACGGCCGTCGGCGTTCCGGCGCGGGTGCGACGCGATGCTTTTCGACGAGAGAGAACAGCTCGCGATTTCCTGTCAGCAGGCGATTGTCCGGCTTGA
- a CDS encoding sugar transferase, protein MAGWKNASPLEKGAKRAFDVVASGLGLLLLSPLLAVVALLVRRYLGSPVLFRQQRPGLGGRPFFMYKFRTMTNERDAEGKLLPDEKRLTPFGRFLRSTSIDELPELINVFSGDMSLVGPRPLLMAYLDRYTAHQMRRHEVKPGITGWAQVNGRNTLGWEEKFDLDVWYVDNGSFCLDVKILALTVAKVVRREGISSEKHATMEEFRGAGKS, encoded by the coding sequence GTGGCCGGGTGGAAAAACGCTTCACCCCTGGAGAAAGGGGCCAAGCGGGCTTTCGACGTCGTCGCCTCCGGCCTGGGGCTCCTGCTCTTGAGCCCTCTTCTCGCCGTCGTCGCCTTGTTGGTCCGTCGATACCTCGGCAGCCCCGTTCTCTTTCGCCAGCAGCGCCCCGGCCTGGGAGGGCGCCCTTTTTTTATGTATAAATTTCGCACGATGACAAATGAGCGCGACGCAGAGGGGAAACTGCTCCCTGATGAAAAACGTCTCACCCCCTTCGGGCGATTCTTGCGCTCGACGAGCATCGACGAGCTGCCCGAACTGATCAACGTCTTCAGCGGGGACATGAGCCTCGTCGGTCCTCGTCCTTTGCTTATGGCGTACCTCGATCGCTATACTGCCCACCAGATGCGTCGTCATGAGGTCAAACCCGGTATTACCGGCTGGGCCCAGGTCAACGGGCGCAATACCCTCGGTTGGGAGGAAAAATTCGACCTCGACGTCTGGTATGTCGATAACGGCTCCTTCTGCCTCGACGTCAAAATCCTGGCTCTGACCGTCGCTAAGGTGGTCCGACGAGAAGGCATTTCCTCGGAAAAGCATGCGACGATGGAAGAATTTCGGGGGGCGGGAAAATCGTGA
- a CDS encoding AAA family ATPase, which yields MKLTKLYCERFTAFDELSLNLSPGINVFVGANGTGKTHLMKLAYAACDITKSKISFAEKLNRVFLPSDRAIGRLLKRQPYSASAFCEVYRQDLKICLAFSNHTRKPESAQVTGEAEWMAVPVESVYIPVKEMLSNGPGFRSLYSQREIHFEEIYADILDRAYRPSLRGPADRARKALLAKLGKVIDGKVVTANEEFFLKNVQGNLEFTLLAEGIRKLGLLWTLIQNGTLMEGSVLFWDEPEANLNPSLYGVLMQIILDLQQLGTQVFMATHSYAILKELDLRKTETSEVLYHSLYRDPDSGGMIRCRNADRYLAIHPNSIAQAYADIYDREVQRTLGGSEL from the coding sequence GTGAAATTGACGAAGCTCTACTGCGAGAGGTTTACCGCTTTCGATGAATTGAGTCTGAATCTCTCTCCCGGGATCAATGTTTTTGTCGGGGCCAACGGAACCGGCAAGACGCATCTAATGAAGCTGGCCTATGCTGCCTGCGATATAACCAAAAGCAAGATCAGCTTTGCCGAAAAACTGAATCGGGTTTTTCTCCCTTCCGATCGGGCCATCGGTCGTCTCCTGAAACGGCAACCGTACAGTGCCTCCGCTTTTTGCGAGGTTTATCGTCAGGACCTCAAAATATGCCTTGCCTTTTCAAACCACACCCGGAAACCGGAATCGGCCCAAGTGACGGGAGAGGCGGAGTGGATGGCCGTCCCCGTGGAGAGCGTGTATATTCCCGTCAAGGAAATGCTTTCCAACGGACCGGGTTTTCGTTCCCTTTATAGTCAACGAGAAATTCACTTTGAAGAAATCTATGCCGATATCCTGGACAGGGCCTACCGTCCCTCTCTTCGTGGTCCGGCCGACAGGGCTCGTAAAGCCCTTCTGGCGAAACTGGGTAAGGTCATCGACGGAAAGGTCGTCACCGCCAACGAGGAATTTTTCCTCAAGAACGTACAGGGCAACCTTGAATTTACCCTCCTTGCTGAAGGTATCCGTAAGCTGGGGCTTCTTTGGACGCTTATCCAAAACGGTACGCTGATGGAAGGTTCCGTCCTTTTCTGGGATGAGCCGGAGGCTAACCTCAACCCCTCCCTTTACGGCGTGCTTATGCAGATCATCCTCGACTTGCAGCAGCTGGGCACGCAGGTCTTCATGGCGACACATAGTTATGCCATACTCAAAGAGCTCGACCTCAGGAAAACCGAAACCAGTGAGGTCCTTTACCATTCGCTCTATCGCGATCCGGATTCGGGCGGCATGATCCGGTGCCGGAACGCGGATCGTTATCTCGCCATTCACCCCAACTCCATCGCCCAAGCCTACGCTGACATCTACGACCGTGAAGTGCAGAGGACCCTGGGAGGTTCGGAGCTTTGA
- the darG gene encoding type II toxin-antitoxin system antitoxin DNA ADP-ribosyl glycohydrolase DarG — translation MIEYKRGDILKEDVEALVNTVNCEGVMGRGIALQFKKAFPDNFEAYVEACKKRKLCPGRVFVFQTGRLCNPRFIINFPTKRHWRNKSRLDDIEAGLADLVRTIEDRGIRSVAIPPLGCGLGGLDWSEVRPRIEAAVRSLLSGVDIRLYEPEGAPEAEAMVHSCEKPAMTAGRAALVGLMRRYLEGFLDPVITLLEVHKLLYFMQEAGEPLRLTYCKASYGPYAKNLRHVLNVIEGHFVSGYADGGDGPTKQLRLMPGAEEEAAALLEKHPQTRARFEKVADLVEGFESPFGLELLSTVHWVLKERPGNAAHSDVLIRRIYDWSDRKRQFSPRQIGLAAETLCRKGWTESACSRQ, via the coding sequence ATGATCGAATATAAGCGTGGGGATATTCTCAAAGAAGACGTCGAAGCCCTTGTCAATACCGTGAATTGTGAGGGTGTCATGGGTCGGGGCATTGCTCTTCAGTTTAAAAAAGCCTTCCCGGATAATTTTGAGGCTTATGTCGAGGCCTGCAAAAAAAGAAAATTGTGTCCGGGGCGTGTCTTTGTTTTCCAGACGGGGCGGCTGTGCAATCCCCGCTTCATCATCAATTTTCCCACTAAACGCCATTGGCGCAATAAAAGCCGGCTTGACGATATTGAGGCGGGTCTTGCTGATCTGGTGAGGACAATTGAAGATAGGGGCATCCGTTCCGTTGCCATTCCCCCCCTGGGCTGTGGACTGGGAGGGCTTGACTGGTCCGAGGTTCGGCCCCGGATCGAGGCGGCAGTGCGATCCCTATTGTCGGGAGTTGACATCAGGCTTTACGAACCAGAGGGAGCCCCAGAGGCGGAAGCCATGGTTCATAGCTGTGAAAAACCGGCCATGACTGCTGGTCGGGCTGCTCTCGTAGGGTTGATGAGGCGTTACCTTGAGGGGTTCCTTGACCCCGTCATAACCCTTCTTGAGGTCCATAAACTGCTCTACTTCATGCAGGAGGCCGGTGAACCGCTGAGGCTGACCTACTGCAAGGCTTCCTATGGTCCCTATGCGAAAAACCTTCGTCATGTCCTGAATGTCATCGAAGGACATTTTGTCTCCGGCTATGCCGATGGAGGCGATGGGCCGACAAAACAGCTCCGGCTGATGCCGGGGGCTGAGGAAGAAGCCGCTGCCCTTCTGGAGAAACACCCTCAGACCCGTGCCCGTTTCGAAAAAGTCGCCGATCTGGTCGAGGGCTTCGAGTCCCCCTTCGGGCTGGAACTTCTGTCCACGGTGCATTGGGTTCTCAAAGAACGACCAGGCAATGCCGCTCATTCCGATGTCCTCATCAGACGGATCTATGACTGGAGTGATCGCAAACGTCAGTTCTCGCCCCGCCAGATTGGGCTTGCCGCGGAGACCTTGTGCAGGAAGGGTTGGACGGAAAGTGCTTGCTCTCGGCAATAG
- the darT gene encoding type II toxin-antitoxin system toxin DNA ADP-ribosyl transferase DarT, producing the protein MVPPEWPKIYHIVHVDRLPSILQDGCLWCDAEIARGNRQGTTIGLSKIKQRRLDELTLSSHPDLHVGGCVPFYFCPRSVMLYMIHRGNHPELSYHGGQHEILHLEADLRASVAWAKNNDRRWAFTLSNAGSRYFEDYSDLSRLSEIDWDAVGAEFWSSCKEKKQAEFLMESSFPWPLIERVGVLSSAVYQRVLRNLSGYQPSPRVEIKSDWYY; encoded by the coding sequence ATGGTTCCTCCTGAGTGGCCGAAGATATACCACATCGTCCATGTCGATCGCTTGCCGTCGATCCTTCAGGATGGCTGCCTGTGGTGTGATGCCGAGATTGCCCGGGGTAACCGACAGGGGACGACCATCGGATTGAGCAAAATCAAACAACGTCGGCTTGATGAGCTTACATTGAGCTCTCACCCCGACCTTCATGTGGGCGGTTGTGTCCCCTTCTATTTCTGTCCCCGATCTGTCATGCTCTATATGATTCATCGTGGCAATCATCCGGAATTGTCCTATCATGGAGGACAGCATGAGATCCTCCATCTGGAGGCCGATCTTCGTGCCTCTGTGGCCTGGGCTAAGAATAACGACAGACGCTGGGCCTTTACCCTGTCCAATGCAGGTTCCAGATATTTCGAGGACTATTCCGACCTTTCCCGCCTCAGCGAGATCGATTGGGATGCCGTTGGCGCGGAATTCTGGTCATCGTGTAAAGAGAAAAAGCAGGCGGAATTCCTGATGGAAAGCAGCTTTCCCTGGCCGTTGATAGAACGGGTGGGAGTCCTCTCGTCAGCGGTTTATCAGCGTGTGCTTCGTAACTTGTCTGGCTATCAGCCTTCCCCCCGCGTTGAAATAAAATCGGACTGGTATTACTGA